A genomic region of Arachis hypogaea cultivar Tifrunner chromosome 5, arahy.Tifrunner.gnm2.J5K5, whole genome shotgun sequence contains the following coding sequences:
- the LOC112801871 gene encoding E3 ubiquitin-protein ligase RING1-like: MSSSGGVTSGSPQQYFCHQCNRTVSIVPSSSELLCPNCNEGFLEELETPIPNPNFSNPFFSFNSDFAGGPSAGNLPFLFSGGGDDLSTLLGGGVGNTAASGEAFNPFVFLQNYLQTLRAGGANVQFVIENSGDPTTGTFRFPGGNMTHGDYFFGPGLEELIQQLAENDPNRYGTPPASKSAVEGLPDVSVTEELLESDSSQCAVCKDTFKLGESAKQIPCKHIYHSDCILPWLELHNSCPVCRYELPTDDPDYERRAQRGGVPTPAPVNRSVGAGGSAESSDGSGGGGGGVGGDNDGGDNRQTLERRVFRVSLPWPFRQFGGSPAETSNVGNNNNSNSGGNNNSGQPNSESRGNRNFESETRQEDLD; this comes from the coding sequence ATGTCTTCTTCCGGCGGCGTCACCTCCGGCAGCCCTCAGCAATACTTCTGCCACCAGTGCAACCGCACAGTCTCCATCGTCCCTTCTTCCTCCGAGCTCCTCTGCCCTAACTGCAACGAAGGCTTCCTCGAAGAACTCGAAACTCCAATCCCTAACCCTAACTTCAGCAATCCTTTCTTCTCTTTCAACTCTGACTTCGCCGGAGGTCCCTCCGCCGGAAACCTCCCGTTCTTATTCTCCGGTGGTGGCGACGATCTATCCACGCTGCTTGGCGGCGGCGTTGGTAACACCGCCGCCTCCGGCGAAGCCTTTAACCCCTTTGTGTTCCTCCAGAACTACCTCCAAACCCTAAGAGCTGGCGGCGCCAACGTCCAGTTCGTGATCGAGAATTCCGGCGACCCTACCACCGGAACGTTCCGGTTTCCCGGAGGGAACATGACTCACGGCGATTACTTCTTCGGCCCGGGGCTCGAGGAGCTGATCCAGCAGCTGGCGGAGAACGATCCGAATCGGTACGGGACGCCGCCAGCATCGAAGTCAGCTGTGGAGGGGCTGCCGGACGTGTCGGTCACAGAGGAGCTGCTGGAATCGGATTCTTCTCAGTGCGCGGTGTGCAAGGACACCTTCAAGCTTGGCGAATCGGCGAAGCAGATCCCCTGTAAGCACATATACCATTCTGATTGCATCTTGCCATGGCTGGAACTGCATAATTCGTGCCCAGTTTGCCGTTACGAGTTGCCTACCGATGATCCGGATTATGAGCGGAGGGCTCAGCGTGGTGGGGTTCCTACGCCTGCCCCAGTGAACCGGTCTGTGGGAGCAGGCGGTTCAGCTGAATCCTCTGATGGAagtggtggcggtggtggtggtgttggcgGTGACAATGATGGCGGGGATAATAGGCAAACGTTGGAGAGGAGGGTGTTTAGGGTTTCTTTGCCGTGGCCGTTTAGGCAATTCGGTGGTTCTCCTGCGGAGACAAGCAATGTtgggaacaacaacaacagcaacagtGGCGGCAACAACAACAGTGGGCAACCGAATTCCGAAAGTAGGGGGAATCGGAATTTTGAGTCAGAGACCAGACAGGAAGATCTTGATTGA
- the LOC112801869 gene encoding dolichyl-diphosphooligosaccharide--protein glycosyltransferase subunit STT3B, with product MAASSKPGSPRPPPSSSSSMAQDLFNNFSFSKTLKLKTKQQELLIRVTVLTLIYILAFITRLFSVLRYESMIHEFDPYFNYRTTLYLTKNGFAEFWNWFDSESWYPLGRIIGGTLYPGLMLTAAALYWVLRFLRFAVHIREVCVLTAPFFASNTTLVAYFFGKEIWDSGAGIVAAALIAICPGYISRSVAGSYDNEGVAIFALLLTFYLFVKAVNTGSLAWALASAFGYFYMVSAWGGYVFIINLVPLYVLVLLVTGRYSLRLYVAYNCMYVVGMLLAMQIRFVGFQHVQSGEHMAAMGVFFLMQVFFFLDWVRHLLSDAKLFEAFLRITVTGAVSVGAIALGVGTASGYISPWTGRFYSLLDPTYAKDHIPIIASVSEHQPTAWSSFMFDFHILLILFPAGLYFCFKRLSDATIFIVMYGLTSMYFAGVMVRLILVATPAVCLISAIAVSATVKNLTRLVRSQSQAVQSGSSKGASTAKSSSKGVIDNSQPFQRNGAIFLLLGAFYLLTRYAIHCTWVTSEAYSSPSIVLAARGAHGNRVIFDDYREAYFWLRQNTPPDAKVMSWWDYGYQITAMGNRTVIVDNNTWNNTHIATVGRAMSSYEDEAYEIMRSLDVDYVLVVFGGVTGYSSDDINKFLWMVRIGGGVFPVIKEPDYLVNGEYRVDKGAAPKMLNCLMYKLSYYRFGELTTEYGKPPGFDRARGVEIGNKDIKLEYLEEAFTTQNWIVRIYKVKPPKNRW from the exons ATGGCAGCCAGCTCGAAACCCGGATCACCACGGCCGCCACCTTCCTCGTCGTCATCAATGGCGCAAGATCTCTTCAACAATTTCTCGTTCTCCAAAACCCTCAAGCTCAAGACCAAGCAGCAAGAGCTTCTGATCCGCGTCACTGTCCTCACACTCATCTACATCCTAGCCTTCATCACTCGCCTCTTCAGTGTTCTCCGCTACGAGTCCATGATCCACGAGTTCGACCCTTACTTCAACTACCGCACCACTCTTTACCTCACAAAAAACGGCTTCGCCGAGTTCTGGAATTGGTTCGACTCGGAGAGCTGGTACCCACTTGGACGCATCATCGGCGGAACCCTCTACCCCGGTCTCATGCTCACTGCCGCCGCGCTCTACTGGGTCCTCCGCTTCCTCCGTTTTGCAGTCCACATCCGCGAGGTTTGCGTCCTAACGGCGCCGTTTTTCGCCTCCAACACCACCCTCGTTGCTTACTTCTTCGGCAAGGAGATTTGGGATTCCGGCGCAGGGATCGTCGCCGCGGCTTTGATTGCAATCTGCCCTGGGTATATTTCGCGGTCTGTGGCAGGGTCCTATGACAATGAAGGCGTTGCTATTTTCGCGCTTTTGTTGACATTTTACTTGTTTGTTAAGGCTGTTAACACTGGGTCGTTGGCTTGGGCTCTGGCTTCGGCGTTTGGATACTTCTACATGGTTTCGGCTTGGGGTGGTTATGTGTTTATCATCAATTTGGTGCCACTTTATGTGTTGGTGTTGTTGGTTACTGGGAGGTACTCGTTGAGGTTGTATGTAGCTTATAATTGTATGTATGTAGTGGGAATGTTGCTTGCTATGCAGATTAGGTTCGTTGGGTTCCAGCATGTTCAGTCTGGAGAGCACATGGCTGCTATGGGCGTGTTTTTCTTGATGCAG GTTTTTTTCTTCCTAGATTGGGTAAGACATTTGCTCAGTGATGCAAAATTGTTTGAAGCATTTTTGAGGATCACGGTAACTGGTGCAGTTAGTGTTGGAGCCATTGCTTTGGGAGTAGGCACAGCATCCGGCTACATTTCTCCATGGACAGGAAGGTTTTACTCCTTGCTTGATCCAACATATGCTAAGGATCACATTCCAATCATTGCATCTGTCTCTGAGCATCAGCCAACTGCTTGGTCATCCTTCATGTTCGATTTCCATATCTTGCTTATACTTTTCCCTGCTGGGCTCTACTTCTGCTTCAAGCGCTTGTCAGATGCCACGATCTTCATTGTTATGTATGGCCTTACAAGCATGTACTTTGCTGGTGTGATGGTTCGTTTGATTCTTGTTGCTACCCCTGCTGTGTGCCTCATTAGTGCTATTGCGGTTTCTGCTACTGTGAAGAATCTGACTCGGTTGGTGAGGTCCCAAAGCCAAGCTGTTCAAAGTGGTTCTAGCAAAGGAGCTAGCACTGCAAAGAGTTCTTCCAAG GGTGTAATTGATAATTCCCAGCCTTTCCAAAGAAATGGTGCTATTTTCTTGCTTCTGGGTGCTTTCTATCTACTGACTAGATATGCTATTCACTGCACCTGGGTCACATCAGAGGCTTATTCATCTCCCTCGATTGTCTTGGCTGCAAGGGGGGCTCATGGAAACAGGGTCATCTTTGATGATTATCGTGAAGCTTACTTTTGGCTTCGCCAGAACACCCCACCAGATGCCAAGGTGATGTCTTGGTGGGATTATGGTTATCAAATAACAGCCATGGGTAACAGGACAGTTATTGTTGACAATAACACCTGGAATAATACACATATAGCAACTGTTGGGCGGGCAATGTCATCGTATGAGGATGAGGCCTATGAGATAATGAGATCGCTTGATGTTGACTATGTATTAGTTGTGTTCGGCGGTGTTACTGGCTATTCTTCTGATGATATTAATAA ATTTCTCTGGATGGTGAGAATCGGTGGTGGGGTTTTTCCTGTAATTAAGGAACCTGATTACCTTGTCAATGGAGAGTATCGTGTAGATAAAGGTGCAGCTCCCAAGATGTTGAACTGTCTTAT GTACAAACTATCTTATTATCGGTTTGGGGAGCTCACTACAGAATATGGCAAACCACCTGG GTTTGATCGCGCTCGAGGAGTTGAAATTGGGAATAAGGACATAAAGCTCGAGTACTTGGAAGAGGCCTTCACTACCCAAAACTGGATAGTTCGTATTTATAAAGTGAAACCACCTAAAAACAGGTGGTAA
- the LOC112801870 gene encoding uncharacterized protein isoform X2 — MSPSNGLQNGGGVCGGVGGGGSGLNYIEHQVSKLDTLAGVAIKYGVEVADIKRMNGLATDLQMFALKTLKIPLPGRHPPSPSPTPSVPNGHAKLGDNSSERRPPRAGQYGMKEPLQSLRFKPPKEKVSPAMTILQKYYGLSSSIARDTSETELAVYASDNSDHSGDDWFPKTSPISDLRSNHYPRSTNIVYDLLTGNDEMHEYVPLADIGDVGGEKSDEKSVRRRQKAEVDSRPVTPEKILKEGINGGSNGFSSNGKALSMRPKSASRANLLSESESGWLDSIAVGMGESIFTDTLSGVRKSSSASSLREQEKNNSASAWPTTMWNLKPDLQAAISKPIFDGLPIPITGRRSKTALD; from the exons ATGTCGCCGTCGAACGGGTTGCAGAACGGCGGCGGCGTCTGTGGCGGTGTCGGCGGCGGTGGAAGTGGGTTGAATTATATTGAGCACCAAGTCTCTAAGCTCGACACACTCGCTGGTGTGGCTATTAAGTATGGCGTTGAG GTAGCTGATATCAAAAGGATGAACGGGTTAGCCACGGATCTTCAAATGTTTGCACTGAAGACATTGAAAATTCCGTTACCGGGACGACATCCGCCATCCCCCTCTCCCACTCCGAGTGTACCTAATGGACATGCAAAGTTGGG GGATAATAGCTCGGAAAGAAGACCCCCACGTGCAGGTCAATACGGCATGAAGGAACCTCTACAATCCTTAAGATTTAAACCACCCAAGGAGAAGGTTTCTCCAGCCATGACCATTTTGCAGAAATACTATGGATTGAGTTCTTCTATAGCTAGAGATACATCTGAGACAGAATTGGCAGTTTATGCATCTGATAATTCAGATCATTCTGGAGATGATTGGTTTCCCAAAACTTCGCCAATTTCTGACCTTCGATCAAACCATTACCCCAGGTCAACAAATATAGTGTATGATTTATTGACTGGGAATGatgaaatgcatgagtatgtgccTCTTGCGGACATTGGAGATGTGGGAGGTGAGAAATCTGATGAGAAATCCGTTCGCAGACGGCAGAAAGCTGAAGTTGATAGCAGACCTGTTACACCAGAAAAGATTCTGAAGGAAGGAATTAACGGGGGGTCAAATGGTTTTTCTTCAAATGGAAAAGCGTTGTCTATGAGGCCAAAATCAGCTAGTCGAGCAAATCTGCtttcagaatcagaatcaggatGGTTAGATTCTATTGCAGTGGGGATGGGCGAATCCATCTTTACCGATACTCTTTCTGGAGTACGCAAATCATCAAGTGCGTCAAGCCTGAGAGAGCAGGAAAAGAACAATTCGGCCTCAGCTTGGCCAACCACAATGTGGAATCTGAAACCGGATTTGCAAGCAGCTATCTCCAAACCCATCTTTGATGGCTTACCGATCCCAATAACTGGTCGGAGGAGCAAAACTGCCCTTGATTAG
- the LOC112801870 gene encoding uncharacterized protein isoform X1, with translation MSPSNGLQNGGGVCGGVGGGGSGLNYIEHQVSKLDTLAGVAIKYGVEVADIKRMNGLATDLQMFALKTLKIPLPGRHPPSPSPTPSVPNGHAKLGYYHILMDNSSERRPPRAGQYGMKEPLQSLRFKPPKEKVSPAMTILQKYYGLSSSIARDTSETELAVYASDNSDHSGDDWFPKTSPISDLRSNHYPRSTNIVYDLLTGNDEMHEYVPLADIGDVGGEKSDEKSVRRRQKAEVDSRPVTPEKILKEGINGGSNGFSSNGKALSMRPKSASRANLLSESESGWLDSIAVGMGESIFTDTLSGVRKSSSASSLREQEKNNSASAWPTTMWNLKPDLQAAISKPIFDGLPIPITGRRSKTALD, from the exons ATGTCGCCGTCGAACGGGTTGCAGAACGGCGGCGGCGTCTGTGGCGGTGTCGGCGGCGGTGGAAGTGGGTTGAATTATATTGAGCACCAAGTCTCTAAGCTCGACACACTCGCTGGTGTGGCTATTAAGTATGGCGTTGAG GTAGCTGATATCAAAAGGATGAACGGGTTAGCCACGGATCTTCAAATGTTTGCACTGAAGACATTGAAAATTCCGTTACCGGGACGACATCCGCCATCCCCCTCTCCCACTCCGAGTGTACCTAATGGACATGCAAAGTTGGGGTACTACCATATACTCAT GGATAATAGCTCGGAAAGAAGACCCCCACGTGCAGGTCAATACGGCATGAAGGAACCTCTACAATCCTTAAGATTTAAACCACCCAAGGAGAAGGTTTCTCCAGCCATGACCATTTTGCAGAAATACTATGGATTGAGTTCTTCTATAGCTAGAGATACATCTGAGACAGAATTGGCAGTTTATGCATCTGATAATTCAGATCATTCTGGAGATGATTGGTTTCCCAAAACTTCGCCAATTTCTGACCTTCGATCAAACCATTACCCCAGGTCAACAAATATAGTGTATGATTTATTGACTGGGAATGatgaaatgcatgagtatgtgccTCTTGCGGACATTGGAGATGTGGGAGGTGAGAAATCTGATGAGAAATCCGTTCGCAGACGGCAGAAAGCTGAAGTTGATAGCAGACCTGTTACACCAGAAAAGATTCTGAAGGAAGGAATTAACGGGGGGTCAAATGGTTTTTCTTCAAATGGAAAAGCGTTGTCTATGAGGCCAAAATCAGCTAGTCGAGCAAATCTGCtttcagaatcagaatcaggatGGTTAGATTCTATTGCAGTGGGGATGGGCGAATCCATCTTTACCGATACTCTTTCTGGAGTACGCAAATCATCAAGTGCGTCAAGCCTGAGAGAGCAGGAAAAGAACAATTCGGCCTCAGCTTGGCCAACCACAATGTGGAATCTGAAACCGGATTTGCAAGCAGCTATCTCCAAACCCATCTTTGATGGCTTACCGATCCCAATAACTGGTCGGAGGAGCAAAACTGCCCTTGATTAG
- the LOC112801870 gene encoding uncharacterized protein isoform X3, translating into MSPSNGLQNGGGVCGGVGGGGSGLNYIEHQVSKLDTLAGVAIKYGVEVADIKRMNGLATDLQMFALKTLKIPLPGRHPPSPSPTPSVPNGHAKDNSSERRPPRAGQYGMKEPLQSLRFKPPKEKVSPAMTILQKYYGLSSSIARDTSETELAVYASDNSDHSGDDWFPKTSPISDLRSNHYPRSTNIVYDLLTGNDEMHEYVPLADIGDVGGEKSDEKSVRRRQKAEVDSRPVTPEKILKEGINGGSNGFSSNGKALSMRPKSASRANLLSESESGWLDSIAVGMGESIFTDTLSGVRKSSSASSLREQEKNNSASAWPTTMWNLKPDLQAAISKPIFDGLPIPITGRRSKTALD; encoded by the exons ATGTCGCCGTCGAACGGGTTGCAGAACGGCGGCGGCGTCTGTGGCGGTGTCGGCGGCGGTGGAAGTGGGTTGAATTATATTGAGCACCAAGTCTCTAAGCTCGACACACTCGCTGGTGTGGCTATTAAGTATGGCGTTGAG GTAGCTGATATCAAAAGGATGAACGGGTTAGCCACGGATCTTCAAATGTTTGCACTGAAGACATTGAAAATTCCGTTACCGGGACGACATCCGCCATCCCCCTCTCCCACTCCGAGTGTACCTAATGGACATGCAAA GGATAATAGCTCGGAAAGAAGACCCCCACGTGCAGGTCAATACGGCATGAAGGAACCTCTACAATCCTTAAGATTTAAACCACCCAAGGAGAAGGTTTCTCCAGCCATGACCATTTTGCAGAAATACTATGGATTGAGTTCTTCTATAGCTAGAGATACATCTGAGACAGAATTGGCAGTTTATGCATCTGATAATTCAGATCATTCTGGAGATGATTGGTTTCCCAAAACTTCGCCAATTTCTGACCTTCGATCAAACCATTACCCCAGGTCAACAAATATAGTGTATGATTTATTGACTGGGAATGatgaaatgcatgagtatgtgccTCTTGCGGACATTGGAGATGTGGGAGGTGAGAAATCTGATGAGAAATCCGTTCGCAGACGGCAGAAAGCTGAAGTTGATAGCAGACCTGTTACACCAGAAAAGATTCTGAAGGAAGGAATTAACGGGGGGTCAAATGGTTTTTCTTCAAATGGAAAAGCGTTGTCTATGAGGCCAAAATCAGCTAGTCGAGCAAATCTGCtttcagaatcagaatcaggatGGTTAGATTCTATTGCAGTGGGGATGGGCGAATCCATCTTTACCGATACTCTTTCTGGAGTACGCAAATCATCAAGTGCGTCAAGCCTGAGAGAGCAGGAAAAGAACAATTCGGCCTCAGCTTGGCCAACCACAATGTGGAATCTGAAACCGGATTTGCAAGCAGCTATCTCCAAACCCATCTTTGATGGCTTACCGATCCCAATAACTGGTCGGAGGAGCAAAACTGCCCTTGATTAG